The following proteins come from a genomic window of Anas platyrhynchos isolate ZD024472 breed Pekin duck chromosome 20, IASCAAS_PekinDuck_T2T, whole genome shotgun sequence:
- the ELN gene encoding elastin isoform X12, translated as MAKQAAAPLLPGVLLLFSILPASQQGGVPGAIPGGGVPGGGFFPGAGVGGLGAGLGAGGKPLKPGVGGLGGLGPLGLQPGAAGLLPGGGFPGGVFPGAASAAALKAAAKAGAGLGGVGGVGVPGGLGVSAGAVVPPGGVQPGVGAAGKPPKVPGAGIPGAFPGGGVLPGAGVRFPGVGVLPGVPTGTGVKAKGPGAGAFAGIPGLGGFGGQQPGVPLGYPIKAPKLPGGYGLPYSTGKLPYGLGPGGIGAGLGAGKAGYPTGTGVGAQAAAAKAAAKYGAGVLPGAGGIPGVGGIPGVGGLVPGVGVVPGAGGAGVLPGVGGVPGLVPGVGGVPGVGGVPGLVPGVGGAGTPAAAAAAKAAKYGAGVGVPGVGVPGIGGVPGVPGVAGVPGVPGVPGVAGVPGVVPGVGVGGPAAAAAAKAAAKAAAFGAGVPGAGVPGVGVPGVGVPGVGVPGVGVPGVGVPGVGVPGVGVPGVGVPGLVPGAGPAAAAAAKAAAKAAKYGAGGLAPGVGGLAPGIGGLAPGVGGLAPGVGGLVPGVGGLAPGVGGVPGVGGPAAAAKAAAKAAKYGAGVGGVPGAVPGGPGVPGVTPGVGGVPGLVPSVGVPGAGVLPGAGIPQVGVQPGAKPPKFGVPGAGVPGVGGIPGGLGVGGLGAGGLGAGGLGAGLLFPGAAGKPPKPGFGVGGLPGPGVPGFGVSPIFPGGVGGQLGFGGKPPKTFGGALGALGFRGGVGCAQGKYCGRKRK; from the exons ATGGCAAAGCAGGCAGCTGCACCCCTCCTTCCCGgagtcctcctcctcttctccatccTCCCGGCTTCCCAGCAAGGag GGGTTCCTGGTGCTATCCCGGGAGGGGGAGTCCCAGGAGGAGGCTTTTTCCCAG GTGCTGGGGTTGGAGGTTTGGGAGCAG ggctcggggcTGGAGGAAAACCTCTCAAACCAG GGGTCGGTGGCCTCGGGGGACTTGGCCCTCTTGGCCTCCAGCCAG GTGCTGCAGGTCTGCTCCCAGGAGGTGGCTTCCCCGGGGGCGTCTTCCCAGGTGCTGCATCCGCGGCTGCTCTTAAGGCTGCTGCGAAAGCTG GTGCTGGTCTTGGTGGCGTGGGTGGAGTTGGTGTTCCTGGAGGCCTCGGGGTCTCCGCAG GTGCTGTAGTGCCCCCAGGAGGGGTACAACCTGGGGTCGGCGCGGCAGGGAAGCCCCCCAAAGTACCAG GTGCTGGCATCCCTGGAGCCTTCCCAGGCGGTGGCGTTCTCCCTGGTGCAG GTGTCCGTTTCCCTGGCGTAGGGGTGCTGCCTGGCGTTCCCACCGGCACCGGTGTCAAGGCGAAAGGTCCAG GAGCAGGAGCCTTCGCAGGAATCCCTG GACTGGGAGGCTTTGGAGGCCAGCAGCCCGGAGTCCCTCTGGGGTATCCCATCAAAGCTCCCAAGCTCCCAG gTGGCTATGGATTGCCCTACAGCACTGGTAAGCTGCCCTATG GTCTCGGACCTGGTGGGATAGGAGCAGGACTTGGTGCTGGAAAGGCTGGGTACCCCACTGGGACAG GAGTtggagcacaggcagcagcagcgaaAGCAGCAGCTAAGTACG GAGCCGGTGTCCTGCCCGGGGCTGGTGGCATCCCAGGGGTCGGCGGCATCCCAGGGGTTGGTGGCCTGGTGCCTGGCGTTGGCGTTGtcccaggagctggag GTGCAGGGGTGCTGCCTGGTGTCGGCGGTGTGCCAGGCCTCGTGCCCGGTGTCGGTGGTGTGCCTGGTGTCGGTGGTGTCCCCGGCTTGGTGCCTGGTGTCGGAG GAGCTGGaacgccagcagcagcagcagcagcaaaggcagctAAGTATG GAGCCGGCGTTGGCGTTCCTGGTGTTGGTGTTCCTGGCATCGGCGGCGTGCCCGGTGTGCCCGGCGTTGCTGGTGTCCCCGGCGTGCCTGGTGTCCCTGGCGTGGCTGGTGTCCCTGGCGTGGTGCCTGGTGTCGGAG TGggtggcccagcagctgctgccgcAGCGAAGGCTGCAGCGAAAGCGGCCGCATTTG GAGCTGGCGTGCCTGGAGCTGGTGTTCCCGGAGTTGGAGTACCTGGAGTCGGTGTTCCTGGAGTCGGCGTTCCCGGTGTTGGCGTTCCTGGAGTTGGTGTTCCCGGCGTTGGTGTTCCTGGAGTCGGTGTTCCCGGAGTCGGTGTGCCTGGTCTGGTACCCG gaGCCGGCCCTGCTGCCGCCGCTGCTGCCAAAGCGGCCGCCAAAGCAGCCAAGTATG GGGCAGGTGGCCTGGCTCCTGGCGTGGGTGGCCTGGCTCCTGGCATAGGTGGCCTGGCTCCTGGTGTGGGTGGCCTGGCTCCTGGTGTAGGTGGCTTGGTTCCTGGTGTGGGTGGCCTGGCCCCCGGCGTTGGAGGTGTCCCAG GAGTCGGAGgtccggcagcagcagcaaaagcagcagccaaGGCAGCCAAGTACG GTGCCGGTGTCGGAGGGGTGCCAGGCGCGGTGCCCGGTGGTCCCGGTGTGCCAGGAGTGACACCCGGCGTTGGCGGCGTCCCTGGGTTGGTGCCGAGCGTGGGGGTACCCGGTGCCGGCGTTCTCCCCGGGGCAG GCATCCCCCAAGTAGGGGTGCAGCCAGGTGCTAAGCCTCCCAAGTTCG GAGTTCCCGGAGCTGGAGTCCCAGGGGTTGGTGGCATCCCAG GTGGCCTCGGAGTTGGTGGCCTCGGAGCCGGTGGCCTCGGAGCTGGTGGCCTTGGTGCTG ggctcttgtttccaggagctgctggaaaacCTCCCAAGCCAG GTTTTGGTGTTGGGGGGCTGCCAG GGCCTGGAGTTCCCGGCTTTGGCGTGTCACCGATATTTCCAG GTGGGGTCGGCGGCCAGCTGGGATTTGGCG GGAAGCCCCCCAAGACCTTCGGAGGAGCCCTCGGGGCCCTGGGCTTTAGAG gTGGAGTCGGCTGCGCACAAGGGAAATACTGCGGGAGGAAGCGGAAGTAA
- the ELN gene encoding elastin isoform X9 — protein MAKQAAAPLLPGVLLLFSILPASQQGGVPGAIPGGGVPGGGFFPGAGVGGLGAGLGAGGKPLKPGVGGLGGLGPLGLQPGAAGLLPGGGFPGGVFPGAASAAALKAAAKAGAGLGGVGGVGVPGGLGVSAGAGIPGAFPGGGVLPGAGVRFPGVGVLPGVPTGTGVKAKGPGAGAFAGIPGLGGFGGQQPGVPLGYPIKAPKLPGGYGLPYSTGKLPYGLGPGGIGAGLGAGKAGYPTGTGVGAQAAAAKAAAKYGAGVLPGAGGIPGVGGIPGVGGLVPGVGVVPGAGVGGPAAAAAAAKAAAKAGAYGAGVLPGVGGVPGLVPGVGGVPGVGGVPGLVPGVGGIPGVAGAGTPAAAAAAKAAKYGAGVGVPGVGVPGIGGVPGVPGVAGVPGVPGVPGVAGVPGVVPGVGVGGPAAAAAAKAAAKAAAFGAGVPGAGVPGVGVPGVGVPGVGVPGVGVPGVGVPGVGVPGVGVPGVGVPGLVPGAGPAAAAAAKAAAKAAKYGAGGLAPGVGGLAPGIGGLAPGVGGLAPGVGGLVPGVGGLAPGVGGVPGVGGPAAAAKAAAKAAKYGAGVGGVPGAVPGGPGVPGVTPGVGGVPGLVPSVGVPGAGVLPGAGIPQVGVQPGAKPPKFGVPGAGVPGVGGIPGGLGVGGLGAGGLGAGGLGAGLLFPGAAGKPPKPGFGVGGLPGPGVPGFGVSPIFPGGVGGQLGFGGKPPKTFGGALGALGFRGGVGCAQGKYCGRKRK, from the exons ATGGCAAAGCAGGCAGCTGCACCCCTCCTTCCCGgagtcctcctcctcttctccatccTCCCGGCTTCCCAGCAAGGag GGGTTCCTGGTGCTATCCCGGGAGGGGGAGTCCCAGGAGGAGGCTTTTTCCCAG GTGCTGGGGTTGGAGGTTTGGGAGCAG ggctcggggcTGGAGGAAAACCTCTCAAACCAG GGGTCGGTGGCCTCGGGGGACTTGGCCCTCTTGGCCTCCAGCCAG GTGCTGCAGGTCTGCTCCCAGGAGGTGGCTTCCCCGGGGGCGTCTTCCCAGGTGCTGCATCCGCGGCTGCTCTTAAGGCTGCTGCGAAAGCTG GTGCTGGTCTTGGTGGCGTGGGTGGAGTTGGTGTTCCTGGAGGCCTCGGGGTCTCCGCAG GTGCTGGCATCCCTGGAGCCTTCCCAGGCGGTGGCGTTCTCCCTGGTGCAG GTGTCCGTTTCCCTGGCGTAGGGGTGCTGCCTGGCGTTCCCACCGGCACCGGTGTCAAGGCGAAAGGTCCAG GAGCAGGAGCCTTCGCAGGAATCCCTG GACTGGGAGGCTTTGGAGGCCAGCAGCCCGGAGTCCCTCTGGGGTATCCCATCAAAGCTCCCAAGCTCCCAG gTGGCTATGGATTGCCCTACAGCACTGGTAAGCTGCCCTATG GTCTCGGACCTGGTGGGATAGGAGCAGGACTTGGTGCTGGAAAGGCTGGGTACCCCACTGGGACAG GAGTtggagcacaggcagcagcagcgaaAGCAGCAGCTAAGTACG GAGCCGGTGTCCTGCCCGGGGCTGGTGGCATCCCAGGGGTCGGCGGCATCCCAGGGGTTGGTGGCCTGGTGCCTGGCGTTGGCGTTGtcccaggagctggag TCGGAGGGCCGGCGGCTGCAGCGGCAGCAGCGAAGGCAGCAGCAAAGGCAGGAGCCTACG GTGCAGGGGTGCTGCCTGGTGTCGGCGGTGTGCCAGGCCTCGTGCCCGGTGTCGGTGGTGTGCCTGGTGTCGGTGGTGTCCCCGGCTTGGTGCCTGGTGTCGGAGGTATCCCCGGGGTGGCAG GAGCTGGaacgccagcagcagcagcagcagcaaaggcagctAAGTATG GAGCCGGCGTTGGCGTTCCTGGTGTTGGTGTTCCTGGCATCGGCGGCGTGCCCGGTGTGCCCGGCGTTGCTGGTGTCCCCGGCGTGCCTGGTGTCCCTGGCGTGGCTGGTGTCCCTGGCGTGGTGCCTGGTGTCGGAG TGggtggcccagcagctgctgccgcAGCGAAGGCTGCAGCGAAAGCGGCCGCATTTG GAGCTGGCGTGCCTGGAGCTGGTGTTCCCGGAGTTGGAGTACCTGGAGTCGGTGTTCCTGGAGTCGGCGTTCCCGGTGTTGGCGTTCCTGGAGTTGGTGTTCCCGGCGTTGGTGTTCCTGGAGTCGGTGTTCCCGGAGTCGGTGTGCCTGGTCTGGTACCCG gaGCCGGCCCTGCTGCCGCCGCTGCTGCCAAAGCGGCCGCCAAAGCAGCCAAGTATG GGGCAGGTGGCCTGGCTCCTGGCGTGGGTGGCCTGGCTCCTGGCATAGGTGGCCTGGCTCCTGGTGTGGGTGGCCTGGCTCCTGGTGTAGGTGGCTTGGTTCCTGGTGTGGGTGGCCTGGCCCCCGGCGTTGGAGGTGTCCCAG GAGTCGGAGgtccggcagcagcagcaaaagcagcagccaaGGCAGCCAAGTACG GTGCCGGTGTCGGAGGGGTGCCAGGCGCGGTGCCCGGTGGTCCCGGTGTGCCAGGAGTGACACCCGGCGTTGGCGGCGTCCCTGGGTTGGTGCCGAGCGTGGGGGTACCCGGTGCCGGCGTTCTCCCCGGGGCAG GCATCCCCCAAGTAGGGGTGCAGCCAGGTGCTAAGCCTCCCAAGTTCG GAGTTCCCGGAGCTGGAGTCCCAGGGGTTGGTGGCATCCCAG GTGGCCTCGGAGTTGGTGGCCTCGGAGCCGGTGGCCTCGGAGCTGGTGGCCTTGGTGCTG ggctcttgtttccaggagctgctggaaaacCTCCCAAGCCAG GTTTTGGTGTTGGGGGGCTGCCAG GGCCTGGAGTTCCCGGCTTTGGCGTGTCACCGATATTTCCAG GTGGGGTCGGCGGCCAGCTGGGATTTGGCG GGAAGCCCCCCAAGACCTTCGGAGGAGCCCTCGGGGCCCTGGGCTTTAGAG gTGGAGTCGGCTGCGCACAAGGGAAATACTGCGGGAGGAAGCGGAAGTAA
- the ELN gene encoding elastin isoform X3 translates to MAKQAAAPLLPGVLLLFSILPASQQGGVPGAIPGGGVPGGGFFPGAGVGGLGAGLGAGGKPLKPGVGGLGGLGPLGLQPGAAGLLPGGGFPGGVFPGAASAAALKAAAKAGAGLGGVGGVGVPGGLGVSAGAVVPPGGVQPGVGAAGKPPKVPGAGIPGAFPGGGVLPGAGVRFPGVGVLPGVPTGTGVKAKGPGAGAFAGIPGLGGFGGQQPGVPLGYPIKAPKLPGGYGLPYSTGKLPYGLGPGGIGAGLGAGKAGYPTGTGVGAQAAAAKAAAKYGAGVLPGAGGIPGVGGIPGVGGLVPGVGVVPGAGVGGPAAAAAAAKAAAKAGAYGAGVLPGVGGVPGLVPGVGGVPGVGGVPGLVPGVGGAGTPAAAAAAKAAKYGAGVGVPGVGVPGIGGVPGVPGVAGVPGVPGVPGVAGVPGVVPGVGVGGPAAAAAAKAAAKAAAFGAGVPGAGVPGVGVPGVGVPGVGVPGVGVPGVGVPGVGVPGVGVPGVGVPGLVPGAGPAAAAAAKAAAKAAKYGAGGLAPGVGGLAPGIGGLAPGVGGLAPGVGGLVPGVGGLAPGVGGVPGVGGPAAAAKAAAKAAKYGAGVGGVPGAVPGGPGVPGVTPGVGGVPGLVPSVGVPGAGVLPGAGIPQVGVQPGAKPPKFGVPGAGVPGVGGIPGGLGVGGLGAGGLGAGGLGAGLLFPGAAGKPPKPGFGVGGLPGPGVPGFGVSPIFPGGVGGQLGFGGKPPKTFGGALGALGFRGGVGCAQGKYCGRKRK, encoded by the exons ATGGCAAAGCAGGCAGCTGCACCCCTCCTTCCCGgagtcctcctcctcttctccatccTCCCGGCTTCCCAGCAAGGag GGGTTCCTGGTGCTATCCCGGGAGGGGGAGTCCCAGGAGGAGGCTTTTTCCCAG GTGCTGGGGTTGGAGGTTTGGGAGCAG ggctcggggcTGGAGGAAAACCTCTCAAACCAG GGGTCGGTGGCCTCGGGGGACTTGGCCCTCTTGGCCTCCAGCCAG GTGCTGCAGGTCTGCTCCCAGGAGGTGGCTTCCCCGGGGGCGTCTTCCCAGGTGCTGCATCCGCGGCTGCTCTTAAGGCTGCTGCGAAAGCTG GTGCTGGTCTTGGTGGCGTGGGTGGAGTTGGTGTTCCTGGAGGCCTCGGGGTCTCCGCAG GTGCTGTAGTGCCCCCAGGAGGGGTACAACCTGGGGTCGGCGCGGCAGGGAAGCCCCCCAAAGTACCAG GTGCTGGCATCCCTGGAGCCTTCCCAGGCGGTGGCGTTCTCCCTGGTGCAG GTGTCCGTTTCCCTGGCGTAGGGGTGCTGCCTGGCGTTCCCACCGGCACCGGTGTCAAGGCGAAAGGTCCAG GAGCAGGAGCCTTCGCAGGAATCCCTG GACTGGGAGGCTTTGGAGGCCAGCAGCCCGGAGTCCCTCTGGGGTATCCCATCAAAGCTCCCAAGCTCCCAG gTGGCTATGGATTGCCCTACAGCACTGGTAAGCTGCCCTATG GTCTCGGACCTGGTGGGATAGGAGCAGGACTTGGTGCTGGAAAGGCTGGGTACCCCACTGGGACAG GAGTtggagcacaggcagcagcagcgaaAGCAGCAGCTAAGTACG GAGCCGGTGTCCTGCCCGGGGCTGGTGGCATCCCAGGGGTCGGCGGCATCCCAGGGGTTGGTGGCCTGGTGCCTGGCGTTGGCGTTGtcccaggagctggag TCGGAGGGCCGGCGGCTGCAGCGGCAGCAGCGAAGGCAGCAGCAAAGGCAGGAGCCTACG GTGCAGGGGTGCTGCCTGGTGTCGGCGGTGTGCCAGGCCTCGTGCCCGGTGTCGGTGGTGTGCCTGGTGTCGGTGGTGTCCCCGGCTTGGTGCCTGGTGTCGGAG GAGCTGGaacgccagcagcagcagcagcagcaaaggcagctAAGTATG GAGCCGGCGTTGGCGTTCCTGGTGTTGGTGTTCCTGGCATCGGCGGCGTGCCCGGTGTGCCCGGCGTTGCTGGTGTCCCCGGCGTGCCTGGTGTCCCTGGCGTGGCTGGTGTCCCTGGCGTGGTGCCTGGTGTCGGAG TGggtggcccagcagctgctgccgcAGCGAAGGCTGCAGCGAAAGCGGCCGCATTTG GAGCTGGCGTGCCTGGAGCTGGTGTTCCCGGAGTTGGAGTACCTGGAGTCGGTGTTCCTGGAGTCGGCGTTCCCGGTGTTGGCGTTCCTGGAGTTGGTGTTCCCGGCGTTGGTGTTCCTGGAGTCGGTGTTCCCGGAGTCGGTGTGCCTGGTCTGGTACCCG gaGCCGGCCCTGCTGCCGCCGCTGCTGCCAAAGCGGCCGCCAAAGCAGCCAAGTATG GGGCAGGTGGCCTGGCTCCTGGCGTGGGTGGCCTGGCTCCTGGCATAGGTGGCCTGGCTCCTGGTGTGGGTGGCCTGGCTCCTGGTGTAGGTGGCTTGGTTCCTGGTGTGGGTGGCCTGGCCCCCGGCGTTGGAGGTGTCCCAG GAGTCGGAGgtccggcagcagcagcaaaagcagcagccaaGGCAGCCAAGTACG GTGCCGGTGTCGGAGGGGTGCCAGGCGCGGTGCCCGGTGGTCCCGGTGTGCCAGGAGTGACACCCGGCGTTGGCGGCGTCCCTGGGTTGGTGCCGAGCGTGGGGGTACCCGGTGCCGGCGTTCTCCCCGGGGCAG GCATCCCCCAAGTAGGGGTGCAGCCAGGTGCTAAGCCTCCCAAGTTCG GAGTTCCCGGAGCTGGAGTCCCAGGGGTTGGTGGCATCCCAG GTGGCCTCGGAGTTGGTGGCCTCGGAGCCGGTGGCCTCGGAGCTGGTGGCCTTGGTGCTG ggctcttgtttccaggagctgctggaaaacCTCCCAAGCCAG GTTTTGGTGTTGGGGGGCTGCCAG GGCCTGGAGTTCCCGGCTTTGGCGTGTCACCGATATTTCCAG GTGGGGTCGGCGGCCAGCTGGGATTTGGCG GGAAGCCCCCCAAGACCTTCGGAGGAGCCCTCGGGGCCCTGGGCTTTAGAG gTGGAGTCGGCTGCGCACAAGGGAAATACTGCGGGAGGAAGCGGAAGTAA
- the ELN gene encoding elastin isoform X4: MAKQAAAPLLPGVLLLFSILPASQQGGVPGAIPGGGVPGGGFFPGAGVGGLGAGLGAGGKPLKPGVGGLGGLGPLGLQPGAAGLLPGGGFPGGVFPGAASAAALKAAAKAGAGLGGVGGVGVPGGLGVSAGAVVPPGGVQPGVGAAGKPPKVPGAGIPGAFPGGGVLPGAGVRFPGVGVLPGVPTGTGVKAKGPGAGAFAGIPGLGGFGGQQPGVPLGYPIKAPKLPGGYGLPYSTGKLPYGLGPGGIGAGLGAGKAGYPTGTGVGAQAAAAKAAAKYGAGVLPGAGGIPGVGGIPGVGGLVPGVGVVPGAGVGGPAAAAAAAKAAAKAGAYGAGVLPGVGGVPGLVPGVGGVPGVGGVPGLVPGVGGIPGVAGAGTPAAAAAAKAAKYGAGVGVPGVGVPGIGGVPGVPGVAGVPGVPGVPGVAGVPGVVPGVGVGGPAAAAAAKAAAKAAAFGAGVPGAGVPGVGVPGVGVPGVGVPGVGVPGVGVPGVGVPGVGVPGVGVPGLVPGAGPAAAAAAKAAAKAAKYGAGGLAPGVGGLAPGIGGLAPGVGGLAPGVGGLVPGVGGLAPGVGGVPGVGGPAAAAKAAAKAAKYGAGVGGVPGAVPGGPGVPGVTPGVGGVPGLVPSVGVPGAGVLPGAGIPQVGVQPGAKPPKFGVPGAGVPGVGGIPGGLGVGGLGAGGLGAGGLGAGLLFPGAAGKPPKPGPGVPGFGVSPIFPGGVGGQLGFGGKPPKTFGGALGALGFRGGVGCAQGKYCGRKRK; encoded by the exons ATGGCAAAGCAGGCAGCTGCACCCCTCCTTCCCGgagtcctcctcctcttctccatccTCCCGGCTTCCCAGCAAGGag GGGTTCCTGGTGCTATCCCGGGAGGGGGAGTCCCAGGAGGAGGCTTTTTCCCAG GTGCTGGGGTTGGAGGTTTGGGAGCAG ggctcggggcTGGAGGAAAACCTCTCAAACCAG GGGTCGGTGGCCTCGGGGGACTTGGCCCTCTTGGCCTCCAGCCAG GTGCTGCAGGTCTGCTCCCAGGAGGTGGCTTCCCCGGGGGCGTCTTCCCAGGTGCTGCATCCGCGGCTGCTCTTAAGGCTGCTGCGAAAGCTG GTGCTGGTCTTGGTGGCGTGGGTGGAGTTGGTGTTCCTGGAGGCCTCGGGGTCTCCGCAG GTGCTGTAGTGCCCCCAGGAGGGGTACAACCTGGGGTCGGCGCGGCAGGGAAGCCCCCCAAAGTACCAG GTGCTGGCATCCCTGGAGCCTTCCCAGGCGGTGGCGTTCTCCCTGGTGCAG GTGTCCGTTTCCCTGGCGTAGGGGTGCTGCCTGGCGTTCCCACCGGCACCGGTGTCAAGGCGAAAGGTCCAG GAGCAGGAGCCTTCGCAGGAATCCCTG GACTGGGAGGCTTTGGAGGCCAGCAGCCCGGAGTCCCTCTGGGGTATCCCATCAAAGCTCCCAAGCTCCCAG gTGGCTATGGATTGCCCTACAGCACTGGTAAGCTGCCCTATG GTCTCGGACCTGGTGGGATAGGAGCAGGACTTGGTGCTGGAAAGGCTGGGTACCCCACTGGGACAG GAGTtggagcacaggcagcagcagcgaaAGCAGCAGCTAAGTACG GAGCCGGTGTCCTGCCCGGGGCTGGTGGCATCCCAGGGGTCGGCGGCATCCCAGGGGTTGGTGGCCTGGTGCCTGGCGTTGGCGTTGtcccaggagctggag TCGGAGGGCCGGCGGCTGCAGCGGCAGCAGCGAAGGCAGCAGCAAAGGCAGGAGCCTACG GTGCAGGGGTGCTGCCTGGTGTCGGCGGTGTGCCAGGCCTCGTGCCCGGTGTCGGTGGTGTGCCTGGTGTCGGTGGTGTCCCCGGCTTGGTGCCTGGTGTCGGAGGTATCCCCGGGGTGGCAG GAGCTGGaacgccagcagcagcagcagcagcaaaggcagctAAGTATG GAGCCGGCGTTGGCGTTCCTGGTGTTGGTGTTCCTGGCATCGGCGGCGTGCCCGGTGTGCCCGGCGTTGCTGGTGTCCCCGGCGTGCCTGGTGTCCCTGGCGTGGCTGGTGTCCCTGGCGTGGTGCCTGGTGTCGGAG TGggtggcccagcagctgctgccgcAGCGAAGGCTGCAGCGAAAGCGGCCGCATTTG GAGCTGGCGTGCCTGGAGCTGGTGTTCCCGGAGTTGGAGTACCTGGAGTCGGTGTTCCTGGAGTCGGCGTTCCCGGTGTTGGCGTTCCTGGAGTTGGTGTTCCCGGCGTTGGTGTTCCTGGAGTCGGTGTTCCCGGAGTCGGTGTGCCTGGTCTGGTACCCG gaGCCGGCCCTGCTGCCGCCGCTGCTGCCAAAGCGGCCGCCAAAGCAGCCAAGTATG GGGCAGGTGGCCTGGCTCCTGGCGTGGGTGGCCTGGCTCCTGGCATAGGTGGCCTGGCTCCTGGTGTGGGTGGCCTGGCTCCTGGTGTAGGTGGCTTGGTTCCTGGTGTGGGTGGCCTGGCCCCCGGCGTTGGAGGTGTCCCAG GAGTCGGAGgtccggcagcagcagcaaaagcagcagccaaGGCAGCCAAGTACG GTGCCGGTGTCGGAGGGGTGCCAGGCGCGGTGCCCGGTGGTCCCGGTGTGCCAGGAGTGACACCCGGCGTTGGCGGCGTCCCTGGGTTGGTGCCGAGCGTGGGGGTACCCGGTGCCGGCGTTCTCCCCGGGGCAG GCATCCCCCAAGTAGGGGTGCAGCCAGGTGCTAAGCCTCCCAAGTTCG GAGTTCCCGGAGCTGGAGTCCCAGGGGTTGGTGGCATCCCAG GTGGCCTCGGAGTTGGTGGCCTCGGAGCCGGTGGCCTCGGAGCTGGTGGCCTTGGTGCTG ggctcttgtttccaggagctgctggaaaacCTCCCAAGCCAG GGCCTGGAGTTCCCGGCTTTGGCGTGTCACCGATATTTCCAG GTGGGGTCGGCGGCCAGCTGGGATTTGGCG GGAAGCCCCCCAAGACCTTCGGAGGAGCCCTCGGGGCCCTGGGCTTTAGAG gTGGAGTCGGCTGCGCACAAGGGAAATACTGCGGGAGGAAGCGGAAGTAA